One Lasioglossum baleicum chromosome 6, iyLasBale1, whole genome shotgun sequence genomic window carries:
- the LOC143209473 gene encoding uncharacterized protein LOC143209473 isoform X3, whose translation MHSQSSCDCYCKTREPTQPRKNEAQSDRSRVKLITSKTSGSKTDAIRSARKVPTTPATPVNDDQPDTKRSTAILPVSPVLSPETSAALEDLERLVKDAQIQIKAIKMVGDCSGLQTPVNAYSNEISLDDENDQLLYVRERVANKFQEANGVNDERRVPEKPKRIVDFSAPKFKRFEERYKEFPWCGLFGIQNLGISTVDTENKGRADDPHEIPNNERNAKMNSFSVQTCPSVNIERHLTAQNLESIHISPDPSFVRENVNVGTYIVSHDRGTKTQVRKEKFVKIFEEPKDAASNKRSSETQSEKNGKATNEIESSPEDSSHSSLSRRRSAGILVASGEGRHDVGDVHEKSQNREIQVEIKTSQQRTDDGTTEEAASSSNSEQKQVRFNEVVAENIDGPILKLRRKGSTSVESGGESILKRGIEMRQDLLNREYKHSKLVDQRFASLHRKYCNQSELNQVVKENIDEGPILKLDRKRSTSVESGDDSILKREIEMRQDLLSPREKRKKEVQDEENREYMHGKNVDQRFASLHRKYCDQNELKQACLDEVVEENIEKGSVLKLDAGGSVSVEPDDESILKREIEIGQVLLSPRDKRRKEVRDREYKHGKIIDQRMASVHRKNSNQSQQKQARSNEVVAENIEKGPVLNLDTKGSTSIESDDESILKKEIEIRQVLLSPRTTRKKEVHDEENREYKHGKVVDQLFSSLHRKYCNQSEPRQARLNEVVEENIEKGSVLKRDARGSAFVESDDESILRRETEIRTVLLSPRDKREVRDEENRGYKHGQMIDQRFASVHPKYCNRNEQTVENSSLLESSRMDTSGEGFGHENDDDDELYYPSIDELDDVLLAYDKTIADAARSVRAIDRYLSRPELAEFLRKDETSESDEPRNSTRPTREKFETPKRNSCNYMRSKDSIRDRAVVKNKRMNEARQSRAKSDSRNKSVLPRNSYKTPLRVDSRILSNGGAKLTESDSKKILRHVEETYANFFTVSRPRESVVFQTRDESSSMTSSVNLSFSSMDAQNVDEHRIETISKVADNNVAEVPSPRSNMAFVRDVERKQTETKVGFEETLKHTFNVDEMIPILVKNLLQHFQNGAIGSPQNIELLITENVSANNVESNIHEIDTARLKTDNESEKECLGTGFEADATEIIKIDEKITEKYANGKSTRENINSDLIDKPISRSSNSEQTASSCLNQELSCAEPRKIRSNIESFGELLRTRNGENNDVKSCEYLEQKGSNNGSLASSRDVSNIVDKKTAKTSENISNSSTNNSSAKSEGIGSTRSRGSSNDHSSSKPNPIVENEKIESRLDQAKSYDNVRRASSSDSLRDCVSLRSSSRSETKVLNTKESTGQIKDTDQFTEMNHEKRRMFQKEKILSHLYEEMREQLLHSAHATNYSSLVQQDVRTSKDAPATVSTKIETVSSDTSRSEGELFVPSSGSCSLGEIKMLNTDEQDNIITVFVTKETLTLWSESSKSLVQSMGEI comes from the exons ATGCATTCTCAGTCGTCATGCGATTGTTATTGCAAAACTCGTGAACCGACGCAGCCTCGGAAAAATGAGGCTCAATCCGACAGGAGTCGTGTTAAACTTATTACATCGAAAACTTCCGGTTCCAAGACCGACGCCATTAGGAGCGCCAGAAAAGTTCCAACAACACCTGCGACTCCCGTTAACGATGACCag CCGGATACTAAAAGATCGACCGCGATACTTCCGGTCTCCCCGGTTCTTAGTCCGGAAACATCGGCAGCGCTCGAAGACTTAGAGAGATTGGTGAAAGATGCGCAGATCCAGATCAAAGCAATTAAAATGGTCGGTGATTGCAGTGGTTTACAGACGCCTGTGAACGC GTATTCGAATGAAATATCGTTAGACGACGAAAATGATCAACTGTTATATGTCCGGGAGCGTGTAGCTAATAAATTTCAAGAGGCGAACGGCGTAAATGACGAAAGAAGGGTTCCAGAGAAACCGAAGAGAATCGTCGATTTCTCCGCGCCGAAATTCAAAAGATTCGAAGAACGCTACAAGGAATTCCCGTGGTGCGGCCTGTTTGGAATTCAGAATCTAGGGATTTCGACGGTGGATACAGAAAACAAAGGGAGAGCCGATGATCCCCATGAAATACCAAACAACGAAAGAAACGCGAAGATGAACAGTTTCTCCGTTCAAACGTGTCCATCGGTGAACATCGAAAGGCATTTGACGGCTCAGAATCTCGAGAGCATTCACATATCGCCTGATCCATCTTTCGTCCGAGAGAACGTAAACGTTGGAACTTACATAGTTTCCCACGATCGTGGAACTAAAACTCAGGTTCGCAAAGAAAAGTTTGTGAAGATATTCGAAGAGCCCAAAGACGCCGCGAGCAACAAAAGATCGAGTGAAACCCAGAGCGAGAAGAATGGAAAAGCTACGAACGAAATTGAAAGTAGCCCCGAAGACTCCTCGCACAGTTCACTTTCGAGAAGAAGATCAGCGGGAATTTTGGTAGCATCCGGTGAGGGGAGACATGACGTCGGAGACGTCcatgaaaaatcgcaaaatcggGAAATCCAAGTGGAAATTAAGACATCCCAACAACGGACAGACGACGGAACGACAGAAGAAGCTGCTTCCAGTAGCAACAGTGAGCAGAAGCAAGTGCGTTTCAACGAAGTGGTTGCGGAAAACATTGATGGCCCGATCTTAAAACTGCGTAGAAAAGGATCAACATCCGTCGAATCTGGCGGCGAAAGTATCTTGAAGAGAGGAATTGAAATGCGCCAGGACCTTCTGAATCGCGAATACAAACATAGTAAACTCGTTGATCAACGTTTTGCAAGTCTTCATCGTAAATATTGTAATCAGAGTGAGCTAAATCAGGTGGTTAAAGAAAACATTGATGAGGGTCCAATCTTAAAACTAGATAGAAAAAGATCAACATCCGTCGAATCTGGCGACGACAGTATCTTGAAGAGAGAAATTGAAATGCGCCAGGACCTTTTGTCGCCGCGCGAGAAGAGGAAAAAGGAAGTTCAGGACGAAGAGAATCGCGAATACATGCATGGTAAAAACGTTGATCAACGTTTTGCAAGTCTTCATCGCAAATATTGTGATCAGAATGAGCTGAAGCAAGCATGTCTCGACGAAGTGGTTGAAGAAAACATTGAGAAGGGATCAGTTTTGAAACTAGATGCAGGAGGATCGGTATCCGTCGAACCCGACGACGAAAGTATCTTGAAgagagaaattgaaattggccAGGTGCTTTTGTCGCCGCGCGATAAGAGGAGAAAGGAAGTTCGTGATCGCGAATACAAACATGGTAAAATCATTGATCAACGTATGGCAAGTGTTCATCGCAAAAATTCTAATCAGAGTCAGCAGAAGCAAGCGCGTTCCAACGAAGTGGTTGCAGAAAACATTGAGAAGGGTCCAGTCTTAAATCTTGATACAAAAGGGTCAACATCCATCGAATCTGACGACGAAAGTATCTTGAAGAAAGAAATCGAAATTCGCCAGGTCCTTTTGTCGCCGCGCACTACGAGGAAGAAGGAAGTTCACGACGAAGAGAATCGCGAATACAAACATGGTAAAGTCGTTGATCAACTTTTTTCAAGTCTTCATCGCAAATATTGTAATCAGAGTGAGCCGAGGCAAGCGCGTCTCAACGAAGTGGTTGAAGAAAACATTGAGAAGGGTTCAGTTTTGAAACGAGACGCGAGAGGATCAgcattcgtcgaatctgacgacgAAAGTATCTTGAGGAGAGAAACTGAAATTCGCACGGTCCTTTTGTCGCCGCGCGATAAGAGAGAAGTTCGCGATGAGGAGAATCGCGGATACAAACATGGTCAAATGATTGATCAACGTTTTGCAAGTGTACATCCGAAATATTGTAATCGGAACGAGCAAACTGTAGAAAATTCTAGTCTTCTTGAGTCCTCGAGAATGGATACTTCCGGCGAAGGTTTCGGTCATGAAAATGACGACGACGATGAGTTGTACTATCCGTCCATCGACGAATTAGACGATGTACTGCTCGCTTACGATAAAACAATCGCTGATGCTGCGCGATCGGTAAGAGCAATCGACAGATATTTATCGCGGCCAGAACTCGCAGAATTTTTGCGAAAAGACGAAACCTCGGAGAGCGACGAGCCTCGAAATTCGACTCGACCGACACGAGAAAAGTTTGAGACGCCGAAGAGAAATTCTTGCAATTACATGCGAAGTAAAGATTCGATTAGGGATCGCGCAGTTGTAAAGAACAAACGCATGAACGAAGCACGCCAATCTAGAGCTAAAAGCGATTCGAGAAATAAATCTGTCCTCCCGAGAAACTCGTACAAAACACCGTTGCGAGTTGATTCGAGAATATTATCGAACGGGGGAGCGAAATTAACAGAAAGCGACAGCAAGAAGATTTTAAGACACGTCGAAGAAACGTACGCGAACTTTTTCACAGTGTCTCGTCCACGAGAATCCGTCGTTTTTCAGACGAGAGATGAAAGCTCGAGCATGACTTCCTCCGTAAACCTTTCGTTTTCGAGCATGGACGCGCAGAATGTCGATGAACATCGAATAGAAACGATTTCAAAAGTTGCGGATAATAACGTTGCCGAAGTTCCGAGTCCGCGATCGAATATGGCGTTCGTGCGAGACGTCGAAAGGAAACAAACGGAAACAAAAGTCGGCTTCGAAGAAACGTTGAAGCATACGTTCAACGTCGACGAAATGATACCAATATTGGTGAAAAACTTGCTGCAGCATTTTCAGAACGGTGCGATTGGTTCGCCGCAGAATATCGAGTTACTGATCACGGAGAATGTGTCCGCGAACAATGTTGAATCGAACATTCACGAGATAGATACCGCGCGCTTGAAAACTGATAACGAATCCGAGAAAGAATGCTTGGGAACGGGATTCGAAGCTGATGCAACGGAAATCATTAAGATCGATGAAAAGATTACCGAGAAATATGCTAACGGTAAATCCACTCGTGAAAATATTAACTCTGACTTGATCGATAAGCCCATCAGTCGATCTTCAAACTCTGAACAAACAGCATCATCCTGCTTGAACCAGGAACTCTCGTGCGCCGAGCCGAGAAAAATTCGTTCGAATATTGAGTCGTTCGGAGAACTTTTAAGAACAAGAAATGGGGAAAATAATGATGTAAAAAGCTGCGAATATTTGGAGCAGAAAGGAAGTAATAATGGAAGTTTAGCTTCCTCGAGAGACGTTTCAAACATCGTCGATAAGAAAACAGCGAAGACCAGTGAAAATATATCTAATTCATCGACGAATAATTCATCAGCGAAAAGCGAAGGAATCGGAAGTACGAGGTCACGCGGTTCTTCGAACGATCATTCTTCGAGTAAACCGAATCCCATAGTTGAAAATGAGAAAATCGAGTCGCGTTTGGACCAGGCTAAATCTTATGACAATGTTCGAAGGGCATCATCTTCCGATTCTTTGCGCGATTGCGTATCTCTTCGATCCTCTTCGAGAAGCGAGACGAAAGTATTAAACACGAAGGAGTCAACCGGCCAGATAAAGGACACCGATCAATTTACGGAAATGAATCACGAAAAACGTCGCATGTTTCAAAAAGAGAAGATCCTTTCACACTTGTACGAAGAGATGCGCGAACAACTCTTACATTCCGCACACGCCACGAATTATTCAAGTCTGGTCCAGCAGGATGTTAG GACATCCAAAGATGCGCCTGCAACAGTCTCAACGAAG ATTGAAACAGTATCTTCGGACACTTCCCGCTCCGAGGGCGAATTGTTCGTGCCTAGTTCCGGTTCCTGTTCTCTGGGCGAAATTAAAATGTTAAATACCGACGAACAAGACAATATCATTACAGTTTTCGTGACAAAAGAGACGTTGACTTTATGGAGCGAGTCCTCGAAA tCGTTGGTACAGAGTATGGGGGAAATTTGA